In Argonema galeatum A003/A1, one DNA window encodes the following:
- a CDS encoding DUF190 domain-containing protein, translating into MMWQQLTIYISESDRWHNEPLYIALIELARKHGLAQGTAMRAMAGYGKYITIQTTHFLDLSSNLPVVVSIIDREEAISEFLPLVREMVKNGLITLQPLEILHYAPILED; encoded by the coding sequence ATGATGTGGCAACAACTCACCATTTACATTAGTGAATCCGATCGCTGGCACAACGAACCGCTGTATATCGCCCTGATTGAACTTGCTCGCAAACACGGATTGGCTCAGGGAACGGCAATGAGAGCGATGGCTGGATATGGCAAATACATCACAATCCAAACCACCCATTTTTTGGACTTATCCTCCAACCTGCCTGTAGTAGTCAGCATAATTGACCGCGAGGAGGCGATTTCCGAATTTCTGCCCTTAGTGCGAGAAATGGTTAAGAACGGATTAATCACCCTACAACCCTTAGAAATCCTACATTATGCGCCAATTTTAGAAGACTGA
- the aspS gene encoding aspartate--tRNA ligase has product MRSHYCGQIRSSHVGETVTLCGWVDRRRDHGGVIFLDLRDRSGIVQIVSDPVRTPGSYEQAEKLRNEYVVKITGRVTPRPEESLNPKLPTGEIEIYADRIELLNQVHKQLPFQVSAGENEPVREELRLRYRYLDLRRDRMTANLQLRHNVVKAIRRFLEDEQDFIEVETPILTRSTPEGARDYLVPSRVNPGEWFALPQSPQLFKQLLMVSGFDRYYQIARCFRDEDLRADRQPEFTQLDMEMSFMSVEEILHLNEELVCHVFKAVKGIELPKPFPRLTYAEAMERYGCDKPDTRYGLELVNVADLFKDSGFKVFSGAIASGGVVKVLPIPGGNDAVSNVRIKAGGDLFKEAAEAGAKGLAYIRVRDNGEIDTIGAIKDNLSEEKKQELLNRTGAKPGHLLLFAADSVAVVNKTLDRLRQVVAQQLGLIDQNKINLLWVTDFPMFEWNADEKRLEALHHPFTAPHPDDLSDLKTARAQAYDIIFNGIEIGGGSRRIYQRDVQEQVFEHIGLTPEEARNKFGFLLDAFEYGTPPHGGIAYGLDRWVMLLAGEESIRDVIAFPKTQQASCLLTGAPASVDVKQLKELQVQSTYKPKA; this is encoded by the coding sequence ATGCGAAGTCATTATTGCGGCCAAATCCGAAGCTCCCATGTGGGAGAGACTGTTACCCTTTGTGGTTGGGTAGACCGTCGCCGCGATCACGGGGGCGTGATTTTCTTGGATTTGCGCGATCGCTCCGGCATTGTCCAAATTGTCAGCGACCCAGTACGCACCCCAGGCTCCTACGAACAAGCCGAAAAGCTACGTAATGAGTATGTTGTAAAAATTACTGGTCGCGTCACCCCACGTCCAGAAGAATCCCTCAACCCCAAATTGCCTACTGGCGAGATTGAAATTTACGCAGATCGAATCGAACTGCTAAATCAGGTACACAAACAGCTGCCTTTCCAGGTGTCAGCGGGTGAAAATGAGCCGGTGCGGGAAGAGTTGCGGCTGAGATATCGGTATTTGGATTTGCGGCGCGATCGTATGACCGCCAATCTGCAACTGCGCCACAATGTTGTTAAAGCCATTCGCCGCTTCTTAGAAGACGAGCAAGACTTCATCGAAGTTGAAACGCCAATTCTGACTCGCTCCACACCAGAAGGCGCACGGGATTACCTCGTACCCAGCCGCGTCAATCCCGGTGAATGGTTTGCCTTACCACAATCGCCGCAATTATTCAAGCAATTGCTGATGGTTTCTGGATTCGATCGCTACTATCAGATTGCGCGTTGTTTCCGCGATGAAGATTTACGCGCCGACAGACAACCAGAATTCACTCAATTGGACATGGAAATGAGCTTCATGTCTGTTGAAGAGATTCTCCATCTCAATGAAGAGTTAGTTTGTCATGTTTTTAAGGCAGTTAAAGGTATTGAGTTGCCTAAACCTTTCCCCCGTCTAACTTACGCCGAAGCGATGGAACGTTACGGATGCGATAAACCGGACACCCGCTATGGCTTAGAGTTAGTGAATGTTGCCGATTTGTTCAAAGATTCTGGCTTCAAGGTGTTCTCAGGTGCGATCGCATCTGGAGGCGTCGTCAAAGTATTACCCATTCCAGGTGGCAATGATGCTGTCTCGAACGTGCGGATAAAAGCAGGTGGCGACTTGTTCAAAGAAGCCGCAGAAGCTGGCGCTAAAGGTTTGGCTTATATCCGCGTCCGGGATAATGGCGAAATCGACACTATTGGCGCGATTAAAGATAACCTGAGTGAAGAAAAAAAACAGGAATTATTGAATCGCACAGGTGCAAAACCCGGACATCTTTTATTATTTGCTGCTGATTCAGTAGCCGTCGTCAATAAAACACTCGATCGACTCCGCCAAGTAGTTGCACAACAATTAGGATTAATTGACCAAAACAAAATTAACTTGCTTTGGGTAACAGATTTCCCCATGTTTGAATGGAATGCAGACGAGAAGCGACTAGAAGCATTGCACCACCCCTTCACAGCACCCCATCCCGACGATTTGAGCGACCTAAAAACCGCCAGAGCGCAAGCCTATGACATAATATTTAATGGCATAGAAATTGGCGGCGGAAGTCGGCGTATTTATCAGCGCGATGTTCAAGAACAAGTGTTTGAACATATTGGTTTAACTCCAGAAGAAGCACGCAATAAATTTGGTTTCTTGCTGGACGCATTTGAATATGGAACACCGCCTCATGGTGGAATTGCCTACGGTTTAGACCGCTGGGTAATGCTGTTAGCTGGTGAAGAGTCAATTCGCGATGTGATTGCATTTCCGAAGACACAGCAGGCGAGTTGCTTGCTGACAGGTGCGCCAGCTAGTGTCGATGTGAAACAGTTGAAGGAATTGCAGGTGCAATCAACTTATAAGCCGAAGGCTTAA
- a CDS encoding type II toxin-antitoxin system HicB family antitoxin, whose product MSRNFTAIVYWEEDVYVAQCPKVGTASQGEMIEEAIANLKEATELYLEEFPEYRAEIVLWDAVVGDGIGEDC is encoded by the coding sequence ATGTCTCGTAATTTCACAGCAATAGTTTATTGGGAAGAAGATGTATATGTTGCTCAATGTCCTAAAGTGGGGACTGCTAGCCAAGGAGAAATGATTGAAGAAGCGATCGCCAATCTCAAAGAAGCCACAGAACTATATCTAGAAGAATTCCCTGAATATAGAGCCGAAATAGTGTTGTGGGATGCGGTAGTAGGAGATGGAATTGGAGAGGATTGTTAA
- a CDS encoding Uma2 family endonuclease: MTATFTKAIDLNSTLPDHTQLPESDGTFVKNFQEHPQSILLTDSITPVLQQLHPDGQYCIGQDSGIYWRLANPLERGAEAPDWFYVPNVPPNLDGQYRRSYVLWQEYVAPSIVLEFVSGDGSEERDSTPITGKFWVYEQAIRVPFYGIYEVNRARVEVYKLLSGKYHLVTANEQGRFPIDLLGLELGIWRGRYQNQDLPWLRWWDAEGNLLLAGSERAELERQEKELAQQEAKEERQRAEEERQRADRLAAQLRALGIEPEA; this comes from the coding sequence ATGACTGCTACTTTTACTAAAGCGATCGATCTTAATTCTACTTTACCAGATCATACTCAGTTACCAGAGTCGGACGGTACGTTTGTGAAAAATTTTCAGGAGCATCCACAAAGTATTTTACTAACAGATTCGATCACACCTGTATTGCAGCAGTTGCATCCAGACGGACAATATTGCATTGGTCAAGATAGCGGTATTTATTGGCGTTTAGCCAATCCACTGGAAAGAGGCGCAGAAGCACCAGATTGGTTTTACGTGCCAAATGTACCACCCAATTTGGATGGTCAATACCGACGTTCTTATGTTCTTTGGCAAGAATATGTCGCACCTTCAATTGTATTGGAATTTGTTTCTGGTGATGGTTCAGAAGAAAGAGATTCAACTCCTATCACTGGGAAATTTTGGGTTTACGAACAAGCGATTCGCGTTCCTTTTTATGGCATTTACGAGGTGAATAGAGCTAGGGTTGAAGTATATAAATTGTTGTCAGGAAAATATCATTTAGTAACGGCAAATGAGCAAGGGAGATTTCCCATTGATCTTCTAGGTTTGGAGTTAGGAATTTGGCGAGGAAGATATCAAAATCAGGACTTACCTTGGCTGCGTTGGTGGGATGCTGAGGGTAATTTGTTGTTGGCTGGTAGCGAAAGAGCAGAATTGGAACGTCAGGAAAAAGAATTAGCTCAACAGGAGGCTAAGGAAGAACGACAACGTGCTGAAGAGGAACGACAACGTGCTGATCGATTAGCCGCACAGTTAAGAGCTTTGGGAATTGAGCCAGAAGCTTGA
- the aroH gene encoding chorismate mutase: MEWRVRAIRGATTVSENSVEAIGEAVTELLDELEKHNHLDPNDIISAIFSATRDLDAIFPAALARKRPGWENVALLDVQQMHVQGDLERCIRFLIHVNLPYPHVTIYHPYLRKAQNLRPDWSLPPSRLPL, encoded by the coding sequence GTGGAGTGGCGAGTTAGGGCAATTCGTGGGGCAACCACTGTCTCGGAAAATTCGGTTGAGGCGATTGGAGAAGCTGTGACGGAACTGCTAGATGAACTAGAAAAGCACAATCATTTAGACCCCAACGATATTATTAGTGCCATTTTCTCTGCTACCCGCGATCTGGATGCGATTTTTCCAGCCGCTCTAGCACGCAAACGTCCCGGTTGGGAAAATGTCGCCCTATTGGATGTCCAGCAGATGCACGTTCAAGGAGACTTAGAGCGCTGCATTCGCTTCCTCATCCACGTTAACCTTCCATACCCCCACGTCACTATTTACCATCCCTATTTACGTAAAGCCCAAAACCTCAGACCTGATTGGAGCTTACCCCCAAGCAGGCTCCCTCTGTAG
- a CDS encoding Uma2 family endonuclease codes for MTEIVEIAEPVELPTSLPDRTQLPESDGNFVKNFQEPPQADLLTDSITPILLQRHPDSQYCIGRDSGIYWRITEPPEKGCKAPDWFYVPNVPPMLNGQYRRYYVLLQETLAPLIILEFVSGDGSEERDTTRYEGKFWVYEKAIRVPFYGIYDVVNEKVEVYDLVAGSYQLKSPNDRGHYPIEPLGVELGIWHGRYQNMESPWLRWWDAQGNLLLTAEERAERLAAQLRALGVEPEV; via the coding sequence ATGACCGAAATAGTCGAAATAGCCGAACCTGTAGAATTGCCTACTTCCTTACCAGATCGTACACAATTACCAGAATCGGATGGAAATTTTGTGAAAAACTTTCAAGAACCACCACAGGCAGATCTCTTAACTGATTCCATTACTCCTATTTTACTGCAACGTCATCCAGACAGTCAATATTGTATAGGTAGAGATTCCGGAATTTATTGGCGAATCACAGAACCACCAGAAAAAGGTTGCAAAGCACCGGATTGGTTTTACGTCCCAAATGTACCACCAATGTTAAACGGTCAATATCGCCGTTATTATGTTTTATTGCAGGAAACTTTAGCGCCATTAATTATATTAGAATTTGTTTCGGGAGATGGTTCAGAAGAACGAGATACTACTCGTTATGAAGGCAAATTTTGGGTTTATGAAAAAGCAATTCGAGTTCCATTTTATGGTATTTATGATGTAGTTAACGAAAAAGTGGAAGTTTATGATTTGGTAGCTGGAAGCTATCAGTTAAAGTCGCCTAACGATCGCGGTCATTATCCGATCGAACCTTTAGGAGTAGAACTCGGTATTTGGCATGGAAGATATCAAAATATGGAATCTCCCTGGCTGCGTTGGTGGGATGCACAAGGAAATCTTTTGTTAACAGCAGAAGAACGCGCTGAAAGATTAGCTGCACAATTAAGAGCTTTAGGTGTTGAACCGGAGGTATAA
- the ftsH2 gene encoding ATP-dependent zinc metalloprotease FtsH2, translating to MKFSWKVVLLWTLPVLVIGVFIWQGTFSSSAIDMNRNTASTRMTYGRFLEYLDSNRVTSVDLYEGGRTAIVEGIDPEPGLDNQPQLWRVDLPVSAPELISQLKEQNISFAIHPLRNDGAIWGLLGNLVFPILLIGGLFFLFRRSSNIPGGPGQAMSFGKSRARFMMEAKTDTKFDDVAGIEEAKEELQEIVTFLKQPERFSAVGARIPKGVLLVGPPGTGKTLLAKAIAGEAGVPFFSISGSEFVEMFVGVGASRVRDLFKKAKENAPCLIFIDEIDAVGRMRGAGIGGGNDEREQTLNQLLTEMDGFEGNSGIIIIAATNRADVLDSALLRPGRFDRQVTVDTPDIKGRLEILKVHARNKKLAEDISLEAIARRTPGFSGADLANLLNEAAILTARRRKEAITMLEINDAVDRVVAGMEGTPLVDSKTKRLIGYHEVGHAIVGTLIKDHDPMQKVTLIPRGQARGLTWFAPNEEQGLISRAQLKARITGALGGRAAEDVIFGDAEVTTGAGGDLQQVAGMARQMVTRFGMSDLGPLSLESQSSEVFLGRDLGMRSEYSEEIASRVDAQVRKIVEHCYEDAKRIVRENRTAIDRLVDLLVEKETIDGEEFRQILAEYTVLPEKEQYVAQL from the coding sequence ATGAAATTTTCCTGGAAAGTCGTACTACTGTGGACCTTGCCTGTGTTAGTCATTGGAGTTTTCATCTGGCAAGGAACATTCAGCTCATCTGCGATCGACATGAATAGGAACACCGCCAGTACGCGAATGACATACGGTCGCTTTTTGGAATACTTAGATAGCAATCGAGTTACCAGTGTCGATCTATACGAGGGAGGACGAACGGCTATTGTCGAAGGGATAGATCCGGAACCGGGACTGGACAATCAGCCCCAACTGTGGCGCGTGGATTTGCCCGTAAGCGCCCCTGAACTAATTTCCCAGCTTAAAGAACAAAACATTAGTTTTGCCATCCATCCTCTTCGCAACGATGGAGCAATTTGGGGACTATTAGGAAATCTGGTTTTCCCAATTCTGTTAATTGGTGGATTGTTTTTCCTATTCCGTCGCTCTAGCAACATTCCAGGTGGCCCCGGACAAGCCATGAGCTTTGGCAAATCCCGCGCCCGCTTCATGATGGAAGCGAAAACAGACACCAAATTCGACGATGTTGCTGGCATCGAAGAAGCTAAAGAGGAACTGCAAGAAATCGTCACTTTCCTGAAACAGCCGGAACGCTTCAGCGCTGTTGGCGCTCGCATTCCCAAAGGCGTGCTGCTGGTTGGCCCTCCGGGAACTGGCAAAACTCTGCTTGCCAAAGCGATTGCTGGTGAAGCTGGCGTTCCTTTCTTCAGTATCTCCGGTTCGGAATTCGTGGAGATGTTCGTGGGAGTGGGTGCTTCGCGCGTGCGCGACTTGTTCAAAAAAGCAAAAGAAAATGCTCCTTGTCTGATCTTCATTGATGAAATTGATGCGGTCGGACGGATGCGCGGTGCGGGTATCGGCGGCGGTAATGACGAACGGGAACAAACTCTCAACCAGCTGCTGACGGAAATGGATGGGTTTGAAGGTAACAGCGGTATTATTATCATCGCCGCTACTAACCGTGCCGATGTTCTGGACTCTGCCTTATTGCGTCCGGGACGCTTTGACCGGCAGGTCACAGTTGATACTCCCGATATTAAAGGACGCCTGGAAATTCTCAAAGTCCACGCACGCAATAAGAAGTTAGCAGAAGATATTTCTCTGGAAGCTATAGCTCGTCGTACACCGGGATTTAGCGGTGCTGATTTGGCTAACTTGCTCAACGAAGCGGCAATTCTGACTGCTCGTCGGCGCAAAGAAGCGATTACGATGCTGGAAATCAACGATGCGGTTGACCGCGTTGTTGCTGGTATGGAAGGTACGCCTTTGGTAGATAGCAAGACTAAGCGTTTGATCGGTTACCACGAAGTCGGTCACGCGATCGTCGGTACGCTGATCAAAGACCACGACCCGATGCAAAAAGTTACCTTGATTCCTCGCGGTCAAGCTCGCGGTCTGACTTGGTTTGCTCCCAACGAGGAGCAAGGATTAATCTCTAGAGCCCAATTGAAGGCGCGGATTACTGGTGCTTTAGGCGGTCGTGCGGCAGAGGATGTGATCTTCGGCGATGCTGAGGTGACTACAGGTGCTGGCGGTGACTTGCAGCAAGTGGCGGGGATGGCGCGGCAAATGGTGACTCGCTTCGGGATGTCGGATTTGGGGCCACTGTCGCTGGAAAGTCAAAGCAGCGAGGTGTTTCTGGGGCGCGACTTAGGGATGCGATCGGAGTATTCTGAAGAAATTGCTTCCCGCGTTGATGCCCAGGTACGCAAGATTGTGGAGCATTGTTACGAGGATGCCAAGCGGATCGTGCGCGAGAATCGCACTGCGATCGATCGTCTGGTGGATCTTTTGGTTGAAAAAGAAACTATTGACGGTGAAGAGTTCCGGCAAATTTTGGCTGAGTATACGGTTTTGCCAGAGAAGGAGCAGTACGTAGCTCAGTTGTAA
- a CDS encoding NB-ARC domain-containing protein encodes MDVNEVLKFADEIVFNNTGKHLDDLEQSILRGVWQGHKYSKIAEESHRTESHVRDVASELWKLLSDKLGEDLTKSNFRATIERWRFSIVSSNYSKNFVEINNVKVCGEALQSPKVPQDRSHDVRNPVSPRNRVSVDNAPDVSSFYGRAEELNILKKWIVEERCRLVAIVGISGIGKTALAVKLLERIQDKFEYVIWQSLRYSPSLEAILRNLIQFLSDRSETDLPVSIADRLSLLMEYLRKSRCLIILDDVQMVLSSGQLAGNYKSGYEDYGEFFRTVAEFSHNSCLVMNSWEPPREILPLKGDTAPIRSLQLNGLGLAAVEILREQGLVEEDKWEYLIDAYAGNPLWLKIVATMIQELFRGKVSEFLKYDTLVLNEDLKAILHQQFNRLSELEKQVISRIGNESVPVSIYQLLENMQLSPSELFNGIQSLGRRSLIEKKEQSNETLFAVQPVVRQYVKTQYAGNDG; translated from the coding sequence ATGGACGTTAACGAAGTGTTAAAATTTGCCGACGAGATAGTTTTTAACAATACTGGAAAACACTTAGACGATCTGGAACAATCCATATTACGCGGGGTTTGGCAAGGTCATAAATACTCAAAAATTGCAGAAGAATCTCACCGTACTGAGAGTCATGTCAGGGATGTTGCTTCTGAATTATGGAAGCTCCTCTCAGATAAATTAGGAGAAGATCTAACTAAATCAAATTTTCGAGCGACAATTGAGAGGTGGCGATTCTCCATTGTTTCATCAAATTATAGTAAAAATTTTGTAGAAATTAATAACGTTAAAGTCTGTGGAGAGGCTTTGCAATCTCCAAAAGTTCCACAAGATCGATCACACGACGTTAGAAACCCGGTTTCTCCAAGAAACCGGGTTTCTGTAGATAATGCACCTGATGTCTCCTCTTTCTACGGACGCGCTGAGGAACTGAATATACTAAAAAAATGGATAGTGGAAGAACGCTGTCGCCTCGTCGCAATTGTTGGAATCAGCGGTATTGGCAAAACCGCTCTTGCTGTAAAATTATTAGAGCGAATACAAGATAAATTTGAGTATGTAATTTGGCAAAGTCTTCGCTATTCCCCATCCCTAGAAGCAATTCTGAGAAACCTAATTCAATTTCTGTCCGATCGAAGCGAAACAGATTTACCAGTCAGCATCGCCGATCGACTATCGCTGCTGATGGAATATTTGCGAAAATCTCGCTGTCTCATAATACTAGATGATGTGCAAATGGTTCTAAGTAGCGGACAGCTAGCTGGTAACTACAAATCTGGATATGAAGATTATGGCGAATTCTTCAGAACTGTAGCCGAATTTTCCCATAACAGTTGCTTGGTGATGAACAGTTGGGAACCACCTAGAGAAATTTTACCATTAAAAGGCGACACTGCACCTATTCGGTCGTTACAGCTGAATGGATTGGGTTTAGCGGCGGTGGAAATCCTCAGAGAACAAGGTTTAGTTGAAGAGGATAAATGGGAATACCTGATCGACGCCTATGCAGGTAATCCATTATGGCTAAAAATAGTTGCCACAATGATACAAGAGTTATTTAGGGGCAAAGTATCTGAATTTCTCAAATACGATACCCTGGTTTTGAATGAAGATTTGAAAGCTATATTACATCAGCAGTTTAATCGCCTATCAGAATTAGAGAAACAGGTAATTTCCCGCATAGGAAATGAATCGGTGCCTGTTTCAATTTACCAATTGCTAGAAAATATGCAATTATCGCCTTCAGAGTTGTTCAATGGGATACAATCTTTGGGAAGACGATCGCTAATTGAAAAAAAGGAACAAAGCAATGAAACGCTGTTCGCAGTTCAACCAGTCGTGAGACAATATGTGAAAACCCAATATGCTGGCAATGATGGATGA
- a CDS encoding WD40 repeat domain-containing protein, with amino-acid sequence MLNNSRRLEIAEYVSLAGSVAGSVVAALSGQVIYVAIPLSASVILNSINRRRSEILTKQITNAAITRLQRQISGELQSLYASASSLPSSPESVRFNSHDVQEVVATSIRANLNPIYHDVAELKEQCASLQDSLTSVVQYLNSSSLSVRIDNLEQAIAKLSQGISTVANELEVSLQSQLDTLKQQVQAIQLEKQTRDETKSLKTKEPQFDSSGLQNQLDKLKQQMQAIQLEKQTRQEAAKETTTPQQFDSSRLQNQLDELKQQVQAIQLEKQTRQEAAKETTTPQQFDSSRLQNQLDTLKQQVEAIQLEKQTREEAANETTTQPQFDSAELQNQLDELKQQVQEIKESREALEEVRFKALEQTDNISPQSVGAKHSGDNEQVEARNFAPNASPLTSSQSRVPEPPTQTWSCVQIVRAHSDWVASVAISSDGEKIASGGFDGKIKIWNLQTGELIRVLSEKAGVVYALAYVTSETSLASGCSDPASVKLWDADTGALIDTFREHSGSVRSVAISPDGRTLASGGFDQTIKVLSLETGKSLYTLTGHLGAVGAIAFSPDGELLASGGGDGNIKFWHGNTGQLLHTFSGDLGSIGAIAFHPNGEVLASASTDRTIKLWHLGNRDRLCTLTGHAGAVTSVIFSPDGETLISGSADGTIAIWHLETGLQICTLTANSASSAISVTLSPNGQMLVSGNADGSIQIWQRD; translated from the coding sequence ATGCTTAACAACTCCCGTCGGTTAGAGATTGCGGAATATGTTTCCCTGGCTGGCTCAGTTGCTGGGTCAGTCGTGGCGGCGCTCAGCGGGCAAGTCATCTACGTGGCTATACCCCTGTCTGCTTCAGTGATATTGAACTCGATCAATCGTCGTCGCTCCGAGATACTGACGAAGCAGATTACCAATGCTGCGATTACGCGCCTTCAGCGACAAATATCCGGCGAGCTTCAATCTTTATACGCCTCAGCTAGCTCTTTGCCCTCTTCCCCAGAATCGGTTCGCTTCAATTCACATGACGTACAAGAGGTTGTGGCTACCTCGATAAGGGCTAACCTGAATCCCATCTATCACGATGTGGCTGAACTTAAGGAGCAGTGTGCTAGCTTGCAGGATTCTCTCACAAGTGTGGTGCAATATCTGAATAGTTCGTCCCTATCAGTAAGGATAGACAATTTGGAGCAGGCGATCGCTAAGCTTTCTCAAGGAATCTCAACTGTTGCTAACGAGCTGGAGGTGTCGCTACAAAGCCAACTGGATACGTTAAAGCAGCAGGTGCAAGCGATTCAACTTGAAAAACAAACCAGGGACGAAACAAAGAGCCTAAAAACAAAAGAGCCACAGTTCGATTCTTCTGGGCTACAAAATCAGTTGGATAAGCTAAAACAGCAGATGCAAGCGATTCAACTCGAAAAACAAACCAGGCAAGAAGCAGCGAAAGAGACAACCACACCGCAACAGTTCGATTCTTCTAGGCTACAAAATCAGTTGGATGAACTAAAGCAGCAGGTGCAAGCGATTCAACTCGAAAAACAAACCAGGCAAGAAGCAGCGAAAGAGACAACCACACCGCAACAGTTCGATTCTTCTAGGCTACAAAATCAGTTGGATACGTTAAAACAGCAGGTGGAAGCAATTCAACTCGAAAAACAAACCAGGGAAGAAGCAGCGAACGAGACAACCACACAGCCACAGTTCGATTCTGCTGAGCTACAAAATCAGTTGGATGAGCTAAAGCAGCAGGTGCAAGAGATTAAAGAAAGCAGAGAAGCTTTGGAAGAAGTTAGATTTAAAGCACTGGAGCAAACAGATAACATCTCCCCCCAGTCCGTAGGGGCAAAGCATTCGGGCGACAATGAACAGGTGGAAGCGAGGAATTTTGCACCGAATGCTTCGCCTTTAACCAGTTCCCAGTCAAGAGTTCCCGAACCTCCAACTCAGACTTGGAGTTGTGTCCAAATTGTAAGGGCGCATTCTGATTGGGTGGCTTCCGTGGCGATTAGTTCGGATGGAGAAAAGATAGCCAGCGGCGGTTTTGATGGGAAGATTAAAATTTGGAATTTGCAGACTGGGGAACTAATTCGGGTGTTGTCGGAAAAGGCTGGTGTGGTTTATGCTCTAGCCTACGTCACCTCTGAGACAAGCCTTGCTAGCGGCTGTTCCGATCCTGCCTCGGTGAAGTTATGGGATGCAGATACTGGCGCACTGATTGACACTTTCAGGGAGCATTCGGGCTCGGTTCGCTCTGTGGCGATTAGCCCAGATGGACGGACGCTTGCCAGCGGCGGTTTTGACCAGACGATCAAAGTATTGTCTCTGGAGACTGGAAAATCGCTCTACACTCTCACGGGGCATTTAGGGGCGGTAGGTGCGATCGCTTTCAGTCCCGATGGAGAGCTGCTAGCCAGTGGCGGTGGGGACGGCAACATTAAATTTTGGCATGGGAATACGGGGCAACTGTTGCACACTTTCAGCGGCGATTTAGGATCGATTGGTGCGATCGCATTTCATCCAAATGGAGAGGTTCTCGCCAGCGCCAGTACCGATAGAACGATCAAATTGTGGCATCTCGGCAACCGCGATCGTCTCTGTACTCTCACAGGTCATGCAGGTGCAGTCACATCTGTTATCTTCAGTCCCGATGGGGAAACTCTGATCAGTGGTAGTGCAGACGGTACGATCGCAATTTGGCATTTAGAAACTGGCTTACAGATATGTACCTTGACTGCTAATTCAGCTAGTTCCGCGATCTCCGTTACCCTTAGTCCCAACGGTCAAATGCTTGTCAGTGGCAATGCGGACGGTTCGATCCAAATTTGGCAGCGCGATTAA
- the crcB gene encoding fluoride efflux transporter CrcB, which translates to MLQDPNIRNPIAISLGAIAGALCRYYLTLWFAQRFGTGFPYGTFFINLSGCLFMGFFATLALERVVTISPEVRLLVATGFLGAYTTFSTYGLDTINLLRDAEGSSEEGSRSYLVAGLYWAGSAILGIISIQLGIILARWGK; encoded by the coding sequence GTGTTACAAGATCCCAACATTCGGAATCCAATAGCTATTAGTTTGGGAGCGATCGCGGGTGCATTGTGTCGCTACTATTTAACTTTATGGTTCGCGCAGCGCTTCGGCACCGGATTTCCCTACGGCACTTTTTTCATCAACCTCAGCGGCTGTTTGTTTATGGGTTTCTTTGCCACCCTGGCATTAGAACGGGTAGTAACCATCTCCCCAGAAGTGCGACTGTTGGTAGCAACGGGATTTTTAGGTGCCTACACTACCTTTTCTACCTATGGGTTAGATACAATAAATCTTCTGCGCGATGCCGAAGGCTCGTCGGAAGAAGGCTCACGCAGTTATCTGGTAGCAGGTCTTTATTGGGCAGGTAGTGCAATACTGGGAATTATCAGCATTCAGCTGGGGATAATTTTAGCTCGATGGGGAAAGTAG
- a CDS encoding RNA recognition motif domain-containing protein — MSIYVGNLSYEVTQEDISNVFAEYGTVKRVQLPTDRETGRVRGFAFVEMENEAEETAAIDALDGAEWMGRNLKVNKAKPREDRGGGGGGGRGGDSRGRFNSGGGGGGGGGRRY; from the coding sequence ATGTCAATCTACGTAGGTAACCTATCTTACGAAGTCACACAAGAGGACATCAGCAATGTCTTCGCTGAATATGGAACGGTAAAGCGGGTTCAGCTGCCAACTGACCGGGAAACTGGCCGCGTGCGGGGCTTTGCTTTTGTGGAAATGGAAAATGAAGCTGAAGAAACAGCTGCTATTGATGCTCTTGATGGTGCTGAGTGGATGGGTCGTAACTTGAAAGTTAATAAGGCCAAACCCCGTGAAGATAGAGGTGGCGGCGGCGGCGGCGGACGCGGTGGAGATAGCCGGGGCAGGTTTAATAGCGGCGGCGGCGGCGGCGGCGGCGGCGGTAGACGGTATTAA
- the rpsU gene encoding 30S ribosomal protein S21, whose translation MTQIIVGENEGLESALRRFKRQVSKAGIFSDIKRQRHFETPPEKRKRKAIARRRKRRFNRTR comes from the coding sequence ATGACCCAAATAATCGTAGGGGAAAATGAAGGGCTTGAATCAGCTTTACGTCGATTTAAGCGTCAAGTCTCCAAAGCCGGGATTTTTTCAGATATAAAGCGCCAGCGTCACTTTGAAACCCCTCCTGAAAAGCGCAAGCGCAAAGCTATTGCTAGAAGGCGTAAGAGACGGTTTAACAGAACTCGCTAA